In Anaerobacillus sp. CMMVII, a single window of DNA contains:
- a CDS encoding lactate utilization protein C, with the protein MKKGQILNRESFISNLSNILGREMPKEVVHPELSSKPHLEIYKGFTQAQLSEEFHKNAQVNKAGSGGKIDSVIIEKKDLAKTVAEKLVEHGTGPIIAWNDERFTEWGLNDVLKDAYVWTDEKGRENVDKALNASYGVCISDLSLAETASYTVIDKLGKGRSSNFLPLNYVCIVPQSTIVPRLTQGMQKLHEMSKEGINPAAINFICGSSSSSDIELNKVWGVHGPIRLTYLIVSDL; encoded by the coding sequence ATGAAAAAAGGACAAATTTTAAATAGAGAGTCATTTATTTCTAACCTTTCAAACATACTTGGTCGAGAAATGCCGAAAGAGGTTGTGCATCCTGAATTATCAAGCAAACCTCATCTTGAAATTTATAAAGGCTTTACTCAAGCGCAATTATCTGAAGAGTTCCATAAGAATGCTCAAGTTAACAAAGCTGGATCTGGTGGTAAGATTGATTCCGTAATTATCGAGAAAAAAGATCTTGCAAAAACTGTAGCTGAGAAACTGGTTGAACATGGAACTGGGCCAATTATCGCTTGGAACGATGAGCGTTTTACAGAATGGGGTCTAAATGATGTGTTGAAAGATGCGTATGTTTGGACTGATGAAAAAGGCCGTGAAAATGTAGATAAGGCATTGAATGCGTCTTATGGCGTGTGTATCAGTGATCTTTCACTTGCTGAAACAGCTTCTTATACTGTCATTGATAAGTTGGGAAAAGGAAGATCGTCAAACTTCCTGCCATTAAATTATGTTTGCATTGTACCGCAAAGTACAATTGTTCCTCGTTTAACACAAGGAATGCAAAAACTTCACGAAATGTCAAAAGAAGGAATAAATCCTGCAGCCATTAATTTTATTTGTGGTTCAAGTAGTTCCTCTGACATTGAGTTAAACAAGGTATGGGGCGTACATGGACCTATTCGTTTAACTTATCTCATTGTTTCTGATTTATAA
- a CDS encoding cytochrome c oxidase subunit II, which yields MHKSEKVWLTISFGMIMLFMIATGYQAFALGMAPPGGMETLDPQKVDQTAPFDNPGITQIGENEYEVVMTLQLFSFTPMNIEVPAGSTVHFILTSKDVVHGFQIVDTNVNGMVMPGHILNVTQKFDKPGEYLVLCNEYCGIGHQYMATTITVK from the coding sequence ATGCATAAATCAGAAAAAGTTTGGCTTACAATAAGTTTTGGTATGATCATGTTATTTATGATAGCAACTGGTTATCAAGCATTTGCGCTAGGTATGGCACCTCCAGGAGGAATGGAAACGCTTGATCCACAAAAAGTTGATCAAACAGCACCGTTTGATAATCCGGGAATTACGCAAATTGGCGAAAACGAATATGAAGTAGTTATGACTCTACAACTCTTTAGTTTTACTCCTATGAATATTGAAGTTCCAGCAGGTTCAACGGTTCATTTCATATTAACATCAAAAGACGTTGTCCATGGGTTTCAAATTGTAGATACAAATGTAAACGGGATGGTAATGCCAGGTCATATTCTAAATGTTACGCAAAAATTTGATAAGCCTGGTGAGTATTTAGTGTTATGTAATGAATATTGTGGTATCGGTCACCAATATATGGCGACAACGATTACGGTTAAATAA